The sequence below is a genomic window from Tenacibaculum tangerinum.
ATTGTATTTCCTGTATTTTCATCAAATTCAAACGCTGCTTTTACCTGTTTTCCTTCTTTTTTATCTTTTAAAAAAGTGACTTTGGTAAACGGTTTTGAAAATTGAATAGTAAAAAATAATTGTTGGTTGGTTGCCCATGCTTTTGAATGACGATATCCCGAAATCTCGGTATTGGAGTCGACAGTTAGCTTCGCATCCAACACTTCATCTCTATGTTCTAAATCTACAATAAGTACTTGTTTTTCTTTTTCCGGAAAGGTATATTTATGAATGCCACTTCTTTCAGCAACTGTCAACTCAATATTGATGTTTGTATCTTCTAAAAACACCTTATAATACCCTGGTGCTGCCACTTCTTGTTCGTGTGAAAATTTAGACTTGTAGCCTTCTTTTCCATCAGCTCCGTTATTAAAAATAACCTTATTGGTAGGCATAAGTAAAATATCGCCGTAATCAGACACTCCTGTTCCGCTTAAATGTGTATGAGAGAATCCATATATTTCAGAGTCAGAATAGTGATAGCCAGAACATCCATCCCATCCGTCTAAACGGGTATCTGGAGATAATTGCATCATTCCAAAAGGCAGGGTCGCTCCCGGATACGTATGTCCGTGTCCTCCTGTTCCAATAAAAGGATTTACATAAGAAGTCAAACTTTTCTCTTTTTGAGCTTTTGAAATTGTTGGTTGTTGATGACATCCTACTAACAAAACAACAAGAATAAAAAAGAATAAAAATTTGATTTTCATGATAGTAGATTGTTAATTTAGCATCAAATATAACAGAAAATGAAAATCAGTTATCATTACCTTGTCTTTTTTGTACTATTACTTATCAACTGTCATAAAAATATTCCCAAACCCATCACTCCAGAAATCATTCCGATTCCTGTTTCACAAACCATTACCGAAGGAACTTTTATTCTTAACAATGCTGTTTCTGTAAACTATCAAGATGAATTCAAATCAGTAGCGAATTATTTTTCTGAATATATTGAAAAACAATATGATATTACTTTAACCACAGCCAAAACGGGTGCTAAAATTCAATTCTTAAAAGATGATACACTTAAAAATGAAGAAGCTTATATTTTAACTATTACTCCCAAAGAGATTATCATCAGCGCTTCTTCTGCAAAAGGCGCTTTTTATGGGGTGCAGAGTTTGCTACAATTAATGCCTGTTGCTACCAACTCAAAAAGCATGGCTATTCAATGCTTAGAAATAAAAGACAGCCCTCGATTTGTGTACAGAGGTATGCATTTAGATGTAGCTCGTCATTTTTTCTCGGTAGATTTTATCAAAAAATACATTGATATGTTGGCTATGCTTAAGATGAATACGTTTCATTGGCATTTGACAGAAGATCAAGGATGGCGAATTGAAATCAAAAAATACCCAAAACTACAAGAAGTTGCTGCCTACAGAAAAGAAACACTTATTGGGCATTACAGCGACCAGCCACATCAATTTGATGGAAAAAGATATGGTGGCTATTACACTCAGGAAGAAATAAGAGAGGTTGTAACCTACGCAGCAGAAAGGCAGGTTACTATTATTCCTGAAATTGAAATGCCAGGACACTCTCAGGCAGCCATTGCCGCGTATCCTGAGCTAGGGTGTACTGGAGATACTATTGAAGTAGCCACGAAATGGGGTGTTTTTGAAGATATTTATTGCCCCAAAGAAACCACTTTTCAATTTTTGGAAGATGTGATTGATGAAGTCGTTTCCTTATTCCCAGGAAAATATATTCATATCGGAGGTGACGAAGCTCCTAAAAAACGATGGAGAAATTGTGCGCATTGCCAACAACTTATCAAAGAAAAAGGATTAAAAGATGAGCATGAGCTCCAAAGCTATTTTATTACTCGTATGGAGCAGTACATCAATTCTAAAGGAAAACAACTTATTGGTTGGGATGAAATTCTAGAAGGAGGCCTAGCACCTAATGCTACCGTAATGTCTTGGCGTGGTACTAAAGGGGCTGTAGAAGCTGCGAAAGCACATCATAATGTGGTGTTGACCCCGAACTCACACTGTTACTTTGATCATTACCAATCTACCCATGAAAATGAACCATTGGCTATTGGTGGTTTTCTTCCTCTGGAAAAGGTCTACCATTTCAACCCAATCCCAAAAGAACTCACAAAAGAAGAAGCCCAATACGTCTTAGGTGCTCAAGGAAATGTATGGACAGAGTACATGAAAACTCCTGAAAAAGTAGAGTATATGATTTTTCCTAGAGTGGCGGCTTTGAGTGAGGTAGTATGGTCTTCATCGAAACAGAAAAATTATGATGATTTTAAAAAGAGATTGCTTTCTTTTTTCAAAAGGCTAGACCATCTTTCTATCAACCATGCCAATCATTTGTATGAATTAAGAGGAAAACCCTTGTACGCTAAAGACAGTACTTTTTATATATTGGAAGCCCAAATATCTGGAAAAGACATTCGATTTACGCTCGATGGTACTATTCCAACAGAAAAATCAACATTGTATACCGCTCCTATACCCATCACAAAATCTGTGACTATTAAAGCGGCTAGTTTTGATAAAAAAGAACAAATTGGTGCTGTTTTTTCTAAGGATATTCTAAAACATAAAGCTATCAATCAAACGATTTCATTAAGTGTTCCTCCCAACCCTACTTACGGAAAAGGAGGCAAAGAAATATTGATTAATGGAATACAGGGAAATAAAAGTCGTTATGGAGATAAAGAATGGCTGGGGTTTGATACCGATTCGGTTAGCATAACGATTGATTTTGAAAAACCTACCGCTATTTCTTCTATTATCACACGATTTTACAATTCGGTAGGTTCATGGATTTATCCGCCTAAAAAATATACTGTTTCGCTAAATAATGGTTTTACAAAGGAAGTGGTACTGAATACTACTTCAGAAACTACGGTAAAGAGTCGTATTAGCATTCCGAAGCAAACAGTAAAACAATTAAATATTACCATTTCTTGCTTTGGAAAAATTCCCGAAGGAGAACAAGGTGCTGGTCATCTTGCTTGGTTGTTTATCGATGAAATTATCGTTGACTAATACTTTTGATGAATTATGAATTACGAATTGTTAATTGTTAATTGTTAAAACCTATACTATTCTATGATTTTAGAAATTTGTGCCAATTCATATCAATCAGCTTTAAACGCACAAAGTGCTGGTGCACATAGAATTGAACTGTGCAGCGAACTATCTGTTGGTGGTATTACTCCTTCATTTGGACTCATTAAAGAAGTTATTCAAAACACACGCATTCCTGTTTTTGTGCTAATTAGACCTAGAAGTGGTGATTTCTGCTATTCTGATGAAGAGTTTGAAATCATGAAATCTGACATTCAATATTGCAAAGAAATAGGATGCTCAGGAATTGTTTCGGGTGTCTTAACTCCTACTAATGAAATTGATTTGGAAAGAACTCAAGCATTAATTGAACTTTCGAAGCCTCTAGCCTTTACTTTTCACAGAGCCTTTGACTGTGTTGCAAATCCTACAAAATCACTAGAACAACTCATAAGCCTTGGTGCTGACAGAGTGTTAACCTCTGGACAAAAAACTTTGGCAATAGAAGGGCTTGATGCACTTCAAAAATTGAACAAACAAGCAGCCGATCGAATCATTATTCTTCCTGGGAGTGGTATCAACGCTACCAATGCTGCGGTTTTTAAAAACAGTAGATTTTTAGAAATACACACCTCGGCTTCTGTGAAGATACTGCCCAATGAGGTACAACTGCCCTCAATGTTCGATACCATACAAACCGTTTCAGACATAGATTGCATCAAAAACATTGTGAACGTAATAAATTAAAAATTAACTACTTATTAAAAGAATGTAGGAGAAGTTTTTTACCTTTGATTTTTTACTAACTGTTAGTATAATACCTCATACTATGAAGCATATACACTTACTATTTTTAGCCATCATTGTCTCATATTCTTGTCAAACAAAACCCACCCAGCTTGGGAATCAAAAGATGGTTGTTTTTGACAATACCAATCTTTATTTTGATATGGAATTAAAAAAGAATCCTAACAATCATAAAGATAGCATTCTAAGGCTAGATGCTGGGCGTGTTTTAGTAAAAAAAGTTAATCTTCCATCATATCAAATGCAACCTTCGGTTACTATTACTACCACCTTAACTTCAAATGGTGATCCATGGGACAAATCTGGTTCTGTTTTTGTTATTCCAGCTTCTGCTTCAGCTAGTTTTTTAGATTTAGAGAATAAAACTGTCAAGAAAGAACAGTTTCAAAATGAATATATAGGCATTCAACAAGAAAAAATAGATAGTAACCTCGTTTATAAACCCAATATTGAATTGCTTCGCTTTATGACTCCTTTTGGTGTTGGATTCTTCAACAATCATGAAAAACTTAAAGATGCTAAACCCGTTTACATTCCAAAATGGGAAGATAATGTAGTTTGGAAACAAGACATTACCCATCTTTTACCCCTATTAGAAAACGAGGTATATATTGGTGTTTATGTTGACACTTGGAACAAACAAGGTTATACTGTTTCTGTTGAACTTGATTTTACAGAAACTACCATTCCTCATCATCTTAAAAAAGAACGAGGAGTACTTCCTGTTCTAAACACCACAAAATATGCTGCAAATCAAAAATTTTATGATGCTTTTTCAAAAGGTAATTTAAGTATCGCTATTCCTGTGCAAAGCACCCTTAAAAACGCAAAGTTGTACTATATCGCTACAGGACATGGTGGGTATGCTGCTGGTGATGAGTTTAACCAAAAAGAAAATATTATTAAACTTAACCAAAAAGTGATTAAAAAGTTTACTCCTTGGCGTGATGATTGTGCTAGTTTCAGACGTTTTAATCCTAGTTCGGGTGTTGCGATGATACCTACCACCTATAAAGGAAAAAAAATTGAAGAACGTATTGCATCTTCAGACTATTCTCGCTCCAACTGGTGTCCAGGGAGCGATGTAAAACCAGAAATTATCGCATTAGGCGATCTAGCAGTGGGTACTCATACATTTGAATTTGCAATTCCAAAAGCCAAAGCTATCGAAGATAACGATATTAATTACTGGATGGTATCTGCTTACATAACTTATGACAAATAACCTATTTCTTTCACTTCTTACAGCCTACATTTTTATTTCTTTCGTAGGATGTCAACCCCCTGATAGTTTACCAGAAATAGTTACGTTATCAACCAATTGGCAATTTAAAAAAGCCACCGATAGTATTTGGCGTACTGCTGAAGTTCCGGGGAACATTTATACCGACCTGTTACAGCATACGTTAATAGACGACCCCTTCGTTAAAAATAATGAAGAAAAAGTGCAATGGGTTTCGCAAATTCCGTGGGAATATAAAACTACGTTTTCATTGCAAAAAACCGTTTTACAAAAGAAAAACATTCAGCTTCAATTTGAAGGGTTAGATACCTATGCTGCTATTTATTTGAATGACTCCTTGCTTCTAAAAACAGATAATGCTTTTAGAAGTTATACCTTGAATGTTAAAAATTTACTTCGGAAGGAAAATCAGTTGCGAATTTACTTCACTCCCACTTCCGAAGAAGAGAAACTTTTGAAACAACAACAAGCATACTCCTTACCCGAAGGAAATCGGATTTTTACCAGAAAAGCACAGTTTCAATATGGATGGGATTGGGGTCCAAAGTTGAATACTTCTGGTATATGGAAACCCATTACTTTAAAAGCATGGGATAGCCCTATTTTTGAAGATATTTTTATGCGACAAGATTCTTTATCTAGTACAGAAGCAAGCCTAACTGCCCTACTCACTATTCATAGTAGTAAAGATACTTCCTGTGAAATTGTTTCAGAAGTAGCTTCTGTGAAAAAACAGACACCAATTCATCTCAAAAAAGGAACACATCAATATACAATCCCTTTCACTCTTAAAAATCCTACATTATGGTGGACACACAATTTGGGAACTCCTCACCTATACAACTTCAATTTTAAATTAAAAGTGCATGGTAGCATAGCCGACAATAAAACAGTCAAAAAAGGAATTAGAACCATCAAACTAATAACCCAAAAAGACAGTATAGGAGAAACTTTTTATTTTGAATTGAATGGAAAACCTGTGTATGCTAAAGGAGCTAATTACATTCCTCAACACAGTTTTCAGAACAAAGTAAACCATAAGCATTACGAAAAGTTACTAAACGATGTGGTAGAAACAAACATGAACATGCTTAGAGTTTGGGGTGGCGGCATTTATGAACATGACATTTTTTACGATTTATGTGATGAAAAAGGAATTTTAGTTTGGCAAGATTTTATGTTTGCCTGTGCCATGTACCCTGGCAACGCTGAATTTTTAGCCAATGTGCAACTAGAAGCTGAACAACAAGTAAAAAGACTAAGAAATCATGCATCTGTAGCTTTGTGGTGTGGAAACAACGAAAATTCGGAAGGATGGCATCGATGGGGTTGGCAAACCAACAGAACTGAAAAAGAAAAAACAGCTATTTGGAATGATTATCTCGCTGTTTTTGATAGCATACTTCCAAAAACAGTTCGACAATTTAGCGACCATACTTCGTATTGGGAAAGTTCCCCTAAATACGGTCGTGGCAATCCGAAATACCAATTTGAAGGCGATGCACACGACTGGTGGGTATGGCACGACGGAGCGCCTTTTGAACATTTTAAAGAAAAAGTCCCTCGTTTTATGAGCGAATTCGGATTTCAATCATTTCCTGGTTATGAGGTTATTAGGTATCTCAATCAAAAAGATAGTATTGATATTCGCTCCAAAAGCATCCAATCGCACCAAAAACATCCCAGAGGATTTCAGTTAATGGAAGAGTACATGCAACGAGATTACACGCTGCCAAAAAATGATGAAGATTATGTGTATATGAGTCAATTAGTACAAGCACGGGGCATCGTAATGGGAATTGAAGCGCATCGAAGAGCTAAGCCCTACAATATGGGAACTCTCTATTGGCAATTAAACGATTGCTGGCCTGCCATTTCTTGGTCGAGTATTGATTATTTCGGAAATTGGAAGGCACTTCAATACAAAGCCAAAAAGGCTTTTAAAAATCTGCTTATTTCTTCAGAAATCAAAAAAGACAGCCTACACCTTTTCGTTGTTAATGACACCTATACAGATGTTAAAGGGCAACTCGAATTAACACTTCTCGATTTTGAAGGAAAAGTAAATTGGAAGCATTCTAAAGAAGTGCATATCCAACCCAACAGCAGTACTATTATTGAAACCATTTCTTTAAAAAATAGCGAAAGAAAATCATCGGTACTCTGTGCAAAACTTGGTGACGAATCTGCTATTATTTATTTGGAGAAACCCAAAGATTTACTACTTCCTAAAAGCAATGCTACGACTACTATAACCAAAATTAACGAAGGTTTTTCTATTAACATACAATCTGAAAAACTTCTTAAAGATGTGTTTTTATTTACTTCTGAAAAAGGGCATTTTAGCGATAATTTTTTTGATATACTACCAGGCGAAACAATACGCATTACCTTTAAAACAAAAGCCCATGCATTACATGATTTGCACCTAAAAACATTGAATGATTTTTTATAAATTTTATTTAACATTCTTTTAACTAAACTCCATTAAACCATTAGGGAAATTTGCAGTCAAATAGGCTTTTACAAATCAACCTAATGAAGAACATTACACTACTTATTTTACTTATTAGCTGTACAACTTTTGCACAGCGTACAACTAAAAGTACATCTCCTAAAATCACACTAACGGGTATCGTTTTAGAAAAAAACAGTAAACAACCCTTAGAGTATGCGACATTGGTATTAACAAACACCAAGACGCAACAAGTTATTGGAGGTGTAACCAATACCAAAGGAAAATTTTCTATCGATGCATCTTCTGGTACCTACGCTATAAAAATTGAGTTTATAGGCTTTAAGACTAAAAGTTTAGGTAATCATGATTTGACAAATGATAAAAACTTAGGGACTATTCTATTGTCAGAAGACGCTGAAACATTAGACGAAGTAGAAATCATCGCAGAAAAGTCTACCGTTGAAATCCGCCTAGATAAAAAGATATACAATGTTGGTAAAGACATGACTGTAAAAGGAGGAAATGCTTCTGATGTGTTGGATAATGTACCTTCTGTTAATGTTGATGCTGAGGGAGCCGTAAGCCTACGTGGTAATGAGAATGTACGTATTTTAATTGATGGTAAACCCTCTGCTTTAGTAGGACTAAATG
It includes:
- a CDS encoding copper homeostasis protein CutC, translated to MILEICANSYQSALNAQSAGAHRIELCSELSVGGITPSFGLIKEVIQNTRIPVFVLIRPRSGDFCYSDEEFEIMKSDIQYCKEIGCSGIVSGVLTPTNEIDLERTQALIELSKPLAFTFHRAFDCVANPTKSLEQLISLGADRVLTSGQKTLAIEGLDALQKLNKQAADRIIILPGSGINATNAAVFKNSRFLEIHTSASVKILPNEVQLPSMFDTIQTVSDIDCIKNIVNVIN
- a CDS encoding PNGase F N-terminal domain-containing protein — translated: MKHIHLLFLAIIVSYSCQTKPTQLGNQKMVVFDNTNLYFDMELKKNPNNHKDSILRLDAGRVLVKKVNLPSYQMQPSVTITTTLTSNGDPWDKSGSVFVIPASASASFLDLENKTVKKEQFQNEYIGIQQEKIDSNLVYKPNIELLRFMTPFGVGFFNNHEKLKDAKPVYIPKWEDNVVWKQDITHLLPLLENEVYIGVYVDTWNKQGYTVSVELDFTETTIPHHLKKERGVLPVLNTTKYAANQKFYDAFSKGNLSIAIPVQSTLKNAKLYYIATGHGGYAAGDEFNQKENIIKLNQKVIKKFTPWRDDCASFRRFNPSSGVAMIPTTYKGKKIEERIASSDYSRSNWCPGSDVKPEIIALGDLAVGTHTFEFAIPKAKAIEDNDINYWMVSAYITYDK
- a CDS encoding beta-N-acetylhexosaminidase, which produces MKISYHYLVFFVLLLINCHKNIPKPITPEIIPIPVSQTITEGTFILNNAVSVNYQDEFKSVANYFSEYIEKQYDITLTTAKTGAKIQFLKDDTLKNEEAYILTITPKEIIISASSAKGAFYGVQSLLQLMPVATNSKSMAIQCLEIKDSPRFVYRGMHLDVARHFFSVDFIKKYIDMLAMLKMNTFHWHLTEDQGWRIEIKKYPKLQEVAAYRKETLIGHYSDQPHQFDGKRYGGYYTQEEIREVVTYAAERQVTIIPEIEMPGHSQAAIAAYPELGCTGDTIEVATKWGVFEDIYCPKETTFQFLEDVIDEVVSLFPGKYIHIGGDEAPKKRWRNCAHCQQLIKEKGLKDEHELQSYFITRMEQYINSKGKQLIGWDEILEGGLAPNATVMSWRGTKGAVEAAKAHHNVVLTPNSHCYFDHYQSTHENEPLAIGGFLPLEKVYHFNPIPKELTKEEAQYVLGAQGNVWTEYMKTPEKVEYMIFPRVAALSEVVWSSSKQKNYDDFKKRLLSFFKRLDHLSINHANHLYELRGKPLYAKDSTFYILEAQISGKDIRFTLDGTIPTEKSTLYTAPIPITKSVTIKAASFDKKEQIGAVFSKDILKHKAINQTISLSVPPNPTYGKGGKEILINGIQGNKSRYGDKEWLGFDTDSVSITIDFEKPTAISSIITRFYNSVGSWIYPPKKYTVSLNNGFTKEVVLNTTSETTVKSRISIPKQTVKQLNITISCFGKIPEGEQGAGHLAWLFIDEIIVD
- a CDS encoding beta-mannosidase, translated to MTNNLFLSLLTAYIFISFVGCQPPDSLPEIVTLSTNWQFKKATDSIWRTAEVPGNIYTDLLQHTLIDDPFVKNNEEKVQWVSQIPWEYKTTFSLQKTVLQKKNIQLQFEGLDTYAAIYLNDSLLLKTDNAFRSYTLNVKNLLRKENQLRIYFTPTSEEEKLLKQQQAYSLPEGNRIFTRKAQFQYGWDWGPKLNTSGIWKPITLKAWDSPIFEDIFMRQDSLSSTEASLTALLTIHSSKDTSCEIVSEVASVKKQTPIHLKKGTHQYTIPFTLKNPTLWWTHNLGTPHLYNFNFKLKVHGSIADNKTVKKGIRTIKLITQKDSIGETFYFELNGKPVYAKGANYIPQHSFQNKVNHKHYEKLLNDVVETNMNMLRVWGGGIYEHDIFYDLCDEKGILVWQDFMFACAMYPGNAEFLANVQLEAEQQVKRLRNHASVALWCGNNENSEGWHRWGWQTNRTEKEKTAIWNDYLAVFDSILPKTVRQFSDHTSYWESSPKYGRGNPKYQFEGDAHDWWVWHDGAPFEHFKEKVPRFMSEFGFQSFPGYEVIRYLNQKDSIDIRSKSIQSHQKHPRGFQLMEEYMQRDYTLPKNDEDYVYMSQLVQARGIVMGIEAHRRAKPYNMGTLYWQLNDCWPAISWSSIDYFGNWKALQYKAKKAFKNLLISSEIKKDSLHLFVVNDTYTDVKGQLELTLLDFEGKVNWKHSKEVHIQPNSSTIIETISLKNSERKSSVLCAKLGDESAIIYLEKPKDLLLPKSNATTTITKINEGFSINIQSEKLLKDVFLFTSEKGHFSDNFFDILPGETIRITFKTKAHALHDLHLKTLNDFL